The Vibrio sp. FE10 nucleotide sequence CTTCCCATTCTGGTTGATAAGAACCAGGTGAGCTTGTTGTATGTGATTCTCTAAGTAATTGCTCTACATGCTCTACTCTTGAATTGATGTTTGCTTGTTGAGTTTGGTTTTCTTTCTTCTGCTTTCTCAAATTGCGGTTGAGCATTGCTTGGGCTTTGCTGTAGAAGAGGCCAAACTTCTCAAGGACAAATTCATATTTATTAGCTATTTGTCGCGGTGCAGATTCGCCGTCAATTTGGATAAACTGAGGGGTAGAGATAAGTAAACCTAGCTCTTTTGCTTTCTTAATAAGAGTTGTGATGTGGTTGGGGCAATAGCCAGTTCTTTTGGATAGCTGCTGACGATTTGGGAATGCACATTGATTATGGACGTTAAAGAACGTCGCTATGCCAGCAAGTAAGTTTTTTACTTCTCGCGGAATAGACTCATTCATTAGAACTGCGTTTTCTAATTGATGATGATGAGTGAGGAGGTTTAGGTTATCTGTAGACATAAGACAAGCCTCTATCACAGCTATTCAATGTCATAATACTTGGGCATTGATTTGCTTTATAAAGATAGAAGAGTCTTGAGTGTTTAGAGGCTCTAGTAGAGCTCGGTGATATAGTTTTCATTTTTGATTCCGATAGATTTTTAGGTTTGTTTAGATTGAGAGTCCAAACAATGAATTTTTAATGTACATAAAATTTGTGAAAAGATCAAACATCTTGAATTTTAGATACAAAAAAGCCGCTAGCTATCGGAACTAACGGCTTTTTGCAAGTGCTATATAGTTAGTTTCTCAGGCTAACACACTCTAGATCTTAAAAAATACACTACATAGTAGACTATGTAGTAGCGTGCTATGTAATGCACTTTTACTTTAAGAACGTGCGAAGATGATAGCAACAATGCGTCATCTTGTAAAGTGTGATAGCGGTTTAAAGTGAATCAAAACTAAGTGGTTTTATATTAACTTTTTTGTTGGAAGGTTTGAAGATATCCCCAGTCTCTAAATCTATTTTATAACCCTTTGTTATCCAACGACTGACTTCTGATGCACTTATGTGAGAGTTGTCTTTTAAGAATAGTTTTTGGTTCCCATGGGCGGAGCCATATCGACTATTTATGTATGTCAGAAAAGATATGTTCACTACTGTTCACTGTTTTATGGAAATCTAACTTGTTAGTTTACCACTTCTTATACCGCCAACAATAAACGCTCCGCCCTAAAACTTCTAATTAGTTCCCACATCACAAATTTTACATATTTGTATATTTAGCACTTTTGTATATTTTACAAAAGTGTAAAATATGACATTCCTAACACTAACAGCAAGTAGTTTCTGCTTTAAGCGTATGAATGATTTAAAAAATATTGGTAGGTTCAATTACCTGTTCCCTGAGCTTACTTGTAAGCAATACAAGGTATTGGAAATGTATGCCTCTGGTGCTCCCCAAAAACAGCTAAGTATTCAGCTTGGTATTTCAACTGACACTGTTAAAGAGCATCTGTCCTTGATTAAGAAGAAGTTGGGCTGCCAAAACACACTGGAAATACGTTACGTGTATTTAACCAGGGTTATGGCTGTTATAGCTGCGAAAGTGGCGAGTTTATGAGTGTTACCCCCCCCCTTTTTTGGGGGGTAACTAAACTTTATAAATTGCAATACCATGCAATCCAACGTGATTCATATCAGTTTGTATTACTTTGATCTGATTCATATGTAATTTGATTTATTTCATTATGGAAAATCTATGAAAAATCAAGAAAAAGTAAGTATTACAGTTGTGCTTACAGGCGAGTCAGCCAAAAGATTTAAGATTGCTGTCGAGAAGTCTGGCCGCACGAATCGCTCAGAGGCTAGATTGCGGATGAAAGATCATTTAGAGCAATTTACAGAGATATCTTCGATAGGCTCTCGTGTAGAAAGAAAATAGTATCGAGATTCTGTCGGTATTCGAAATTTAGCCTTAGAAATGAGGCTTGAAGGTAGGCTGCCTTCACTAATGCAGAAAGCGCCGCAGAGGGGCGCAGGTGTGCGTAATATACCTAAATAAATTCAGGAGCCTTATCTGGGGCGATGTCCAAAGCTATTTTTCTAT carries:
- a CDS encoding helix-turn-helix transcriptional regulator, translated to MTFLTLTASSFCFKRMNDLKNIGRFNYLFPELTCKQYKVLEMYASGAPQKQLSIQLGISTDTVKEHLSLIKKKLGCQNTLEIRYVYLTRVMAVIAAKVASL
- a CDS encoding TraY domain-containing protein; its protein translation is MKNQEKVSITVVLTGESAKRFKIAVEKSGRTNRSEARLRMKDHLEQFTEISSIGSRVERK